One region of Labrus mixtus chromosome 1, fLabMix1.1, whole genome shotgun sequence genomic DNA includes:
- the ahctf1 gene encoding protein ELYS isoform X3 — MHNLTARVTSSLLPYPAVTVDALGEDEITLDSVLHGKFTVGRSGLAWLACGPHLEVVHAVTGERLSAYCFGGGGEHPPSVLAARDFSWLKRSGLLVGLEEAEGSVLCLYDLGLSRVVKAVVIPGRITAIEPLVSYGGASTSTQHLHQSLRWFFGIAAVVTDLGHVLLVDLCLDDLSCSQSELEASDLQVVTKSPSEIPRLREVSTRQGRHLCLQLNAPSGVGATALQYISRTNQLAVGFSDGYLQLWNMKALKKEYHSQLDSGRVPVHAFTFQEPENDPRNCCYLWAVQSSQDLEGDMVSLRLLQLAFSERKCLASGRILYEGLEYCEERYSQDLSGPAFPLRAQATNTRLLSCQTIEKFRAHPDRDDSMNEVASPDTSVSIFSWQVRAYGQGTPSTYIGVFDINRWYHAQMPDSLRTGESLQNCPYLAVWSLDSVVQMVSQHLLLDVLVHERSLSRGMPFTCPPSEQYFNPTTYNFDATCLLNSGIVHLTCSGYQKETLSFLKKAAPCSSDIISSSYSRCLMSGLLSSRLADTQASSLSQEEQLDAILSTAVETSSLGLITGCIKQWTAEEQPGSALNLRYILDWAWNKVVQAKEELDGICAPLFDSSSNFTDPQTLQLLQHSQRLLSNLSTIFHCLLSEAQELTQKGLVGLMNKNMVSSLISKYAQVVLWFCRTGLLPEGSDDDALQISRPFYTPSVIGNYYTIRREELTRLAKGKWCADCLMIDGLVGQCGDRLTNLWKRDEGGTGQYPPPSLHALLDIYLLENIDEAAKHAIVIYLLLDVMHSLPNKEGASVEFFPTAFAIPIGLVKLVQGLWLLDHHDHQSSFELLLHPASSQCQFKWQHERVLQALMCQGQHPVALRYFQVTKPPISSTAQAKLCLSVLLHNRCLIEAWSLLRQHSSRLNMAELMGFLYESCQELGLIKELLKLPLGLAEQECLEKFLQGTGGLQNRELLMVHYLQQANYIPALQLNHSLKLNLVNERDPKLKERTNTRNSILDQYGKVLPRVQRKLAMERAKPYQHSYAIHREVSRPQPLSTITKRTASEKVMSRAGFINNLLTKIEEVWLGKGETPQSSPAKRAADVKSPKSSSSTLPDPFLGTPITMTSKRKSRLMDLVVHPSCQTPRPLLSPPRPPSSWISPKSTNKGPELSLLQTPQVVKRARALAASGPVFSAFTPQSILRSSLRPTPVATPSASPGRSLTPPPRSKENRITFIEEAESPEPEKGIRWTNGMAADSEISLLTRGSLLSKSSRKIWSAQPAEEEEDGDEEEEQPHVKFLPPEGGIPSPELRCFEIEPSSLSEVAAETKPLHLNLSFDTSQASLRSTDTTLEFFDAPLSAVQEGEEGHAISEEDEMVVTMNRKGLREEEEAQEIPSPITEQTPPLTSEDHTEDDDIEDTPPVTEEEIVEEVMEIGLDQEVQNEEVLSENEDKQHAESNSEQEGAALLDHEQLSSLNQVSIQVTESEEPVPEVECQDQLLIATGQDVQSEATEQTEIIEQEAPPAAAEPSCEPEEDPEPSTADLTEFVQRHLFDIDSTSLLARSGIHETSPTLTTFNNESLCEEEEEEPSTAEAPPILTSQKSTTSVTSSEPTGTDSHSVVSVNDSEELSSPVSEEEEEDEEDDEEDSDQSEEEEEEEEDSGSEVEIIEEVQGNGRLPPLQPSTVFVQQEHTHFLSDLSEPEAAAFSLITPAAEMKMVEEDLEGEVVMVRLGADDGGLLADEEEQGSSYMELKPSTTLLVPLELMEGQDGLVDGAQLDLPELQQTVQDDLTCETQGGFSLMLDVEEDGDKDADTLPMENDLQSSEPPALSYDELVAKPEVILLGIDDQVSEEDQRTEMDSLGGIEEKGPTESELEKLSDQAELPSELITVNHEAEDVEEELLTLSEKHQPEGLSESLSPAEEDLQAVMDENDSVADNESVEDKMSEEKHDDEEEEEDKLSPAEEEPSAVMDQSDSIADNESVEDKMSEEKHDEEEEDKLSPAEEEPSAVMDQSDSIADNESVEDKMSEEENKLSPAEEEPSAVMGESDPIAKNDSAEQEIEEEDDKPTTSEEELPAVMDENDSVTKNDSAEEEDEPTPAEEELPTVMDENESITKNASAEEEDKPTRAEEQVEPQENGPVVMDIEISPCVETTTAVEEMQQADKFSKETEEQIIEVSKTEKETTTRTRGKQRKPKEAEAEKPTKIEALSSESQPEEPSVLETSTSLRKKKAPSTPTRRTTRGRTVTFISPLTEEAEEPQEDGRVEDVEMSQPVPSSPSRTPRKGKQSKDINGQASTPRRSARKAQQGPSNGEVEAIVYTAAVASTSKTSSPGRQRVSQRAASTRSQSGSDEVSAAPGPEIKDEEEQEDDVPDAKVSRRASSKTPTPAKRRLPEANTPRRSSRRILSGSEVVQTPLEALKEEEQDEVFASPVKRSSRTRQSNQTSLSLHPQSVRKTGRETVSENTKESEVLHEPELNSRAARTNSHRPTRSQLWDHPEEDLPLLDSPLEVDSETPVADALIKRLQDEEEKQEGGVVISKMVRTSKRSTKSSVEQIQSVPPEKDSLIPEQEEAESCPDEHSFIYSPSRRRTRASRAESPGPSEELPVPVTRSRRRVVKDAPHDTEENVEDEKEAPASTRKTARRTAKSKAVPEPPPIAQVDLISPLPSPVDPPQRVQRRTKEAEAPASNMNLRRKRIMDTVFTKPVTRRKKL; from the exons ATGCACAACCTGACTGCCCGGGTCACCAGCAGCCTGCTGCCTTACCCAGCAGTTACTGTAGACGCTCTGGGGGAAGATGAGATCACCCTAGACTCTGTGCTACATGGGAAGTTCACCGTTG GTCGCAGCGGGTTGGCCTGGCTGGCCTGTGGCCCCCATCTGGAGGTCGTCCATGCAGTAACAGGAGAGCGGCTGTCTGCGTACTGCTTCGGTGGTGGAGGAGAGCACCCACCCAGTGTCCTAGCTGCCAGGGACTTCAGCTGGCTCAAACG GTCTGGATTGCTGGTAGGCCTGGAGGAAGCAGAGGGCAGTGTGCTGTGTCTTTATGACTTGGGACTGTCCAGGGTGGTCAAAGCTGTGGTAATACCAGGCAGG ATAACAGCAATTGAACCGTTGGTGAGTTATGGCGGAGCAAGCACTTCAACCCAGCATCTTCACCAGAGTCTGCGCTGGTTCTTTGGCATCGCCGCCGTAGTAACGGACCTAGGCCATGTTCTGCTTGTGGACCTCTGCCTGGACGACCTGTCCTGCAGCCAAAGTGAACTGGAGGCTTCAG ACCTGCAGGTAGTGACCAAATCTCCTTCGGAGATCCCCAGACTTCGAGAAGTCAGCACCAGACAAGGCAGACATCTTTGTCTCCAGCTGAACGCTCCCAGTGGAGTGGGAGCCACAGCTCTGCAGTACATCTCCAGGACCAACCAGCTGGCAGTGGGATTTTCTGATGGATACTTACAGCTGTGGAACATGAAGGCGCTGAAGAAGGA ATACCACTCCCAGTTGGACAGTGGCAGGGTGCCCGTTCACGCCTTCACCTTCCAGGAACCTGAAAACGACCCCAGGAACTGCTGCTACCTCTGGGCTGTTCAGTCTTCTCAGGACCT TGAGGGAGATATGGTCAGCCTCCGCCTGCTTCAGCTGGCGTTCAGTGAAAGGAAGTGTCTCGCTTCTGGAAGGATCCTCTATGAG GGTCTGGAGTATTGTGAGGAGCGTTACAGTCAGGACTTGAGTGGCCCAGCCTTCCCTCTCAGGGCCCAGGCCACCAACACCCGTCTGCTGAGTTGCCAAACCATTGAGAAGTTCAGAGCTCATCCTGACAGAGATGACAGCATGAATGAAG TTGCCTCTCCAGACACCAGTGTGTCTATCTTCAGCTGGCAAGTGAGGGCATACGGGCAGGGGACCCCATCTACCTACATCGGGGTTTTTGACATCAACCGATGGTACCACGCACAAATGCCAGACTCCTTAAG aaCGGGGGAGTCTCTTCAAAATTGTCCCTACCTGGCGGTCTGGTCTCTGGACTCCGTGGTGCAGATGGTGTCTCAGCACCTCCTCCTGGATGTGCTGGTGCACGAGCGCAGCCTGAGCAGAGGCATGCCCTTCACCTGCCCCCCATCAGAACAGTACTTTAACCCCACCACATACAACTTTG ATGCTACCTGTTTGCTCAACTCCGGAATAGTGCACTTAACCTGCTCTGGGTATCAAAAAGAG ACACTGAGCTTTTTGAAGAAAGCTGCCCCTTGTTCCAGTGACATCATCTCCTCCAGCTACTCTCGCTGCCTCATGTCTGGCCTCCTCTCATCGCGCCTGGCTGACACTCAGGCCTCCAGCCTCTCTCAG gaggagcagctggaTGCCATCTTGTCCACAGCGGTAGAGACCAGCTCTTTGGGACTGATCACTGGCTGTATCAAGCAGTGGACTGCAGAAG AACAACCAGGCTCTGCTCTGAATCTGCGCTACATCCTGGACTGGGCCTGGAACAAAGTAGTACAGGCAAAGGAAGAACTGGATGGAATCT GTGCACCGCTGTTTGACAGCTCATCCAACTTCACAGACCCTCAGACGCTGCAGCTTCTTCAGCACAGCCAGAGGCTGCTCAGTAACCTCAGCACCATCTTCCACTGTCTGCTCAGTGAAGCTCAGGAGCTCACACAGAAAG GTCTGGTGGGTCTGATGAACAAGAACATGGTGTCCAGTCTCATTTCCAAGTACGCTCAAGTGGTGCTCTGGTTCTGTCGTACTGGTCTACTGCCCGAAGGATCAG ACGATGACGCTCTCCAGATCTCCAGGCCTTTCTACACTCCCTCAGTCATCGGCAACTATTATACGATACGCAGAGAGGAGCTCACCAGGCTGGCTAA GGGCAAGTGGTGTGCAGACTGCCTGATGATTGACGGGTTGGTCGGCCAGTGTGGTGATCGCTTGACCAACCTGTGGAAAAGGGATGAAGGCGGTACAGGGCAGTACCCCCCACCATCATTGCAT GCCTTGTTGGACATTTATTTACTGGAAAACATTGACGAAGCCGCCAAACATGCCATT GTGATTTACCTTTTGCTCGATGTCATGCACTCCCTCCCTAATAAGGAGGGAGCATCAGTGGAGTTTTTCCCCACAGCTTTTGCCATTCCCATCGGACTGGTGAAGCTCGTACAGGGCCTCTGGCTTCTGGACCATCATGACCACCAG AGTTCATTCGAGCTGCTCCTTCATCCAGCATCCTCTCAGTGTCAGTTTAAGTGGCAGCACGAGCGGGTCCTGCAAGCTCTCATGTGCCAGGGTCAACACCCAGTGGCACTACGATATTTTCAAGTCACAAAACCCCCAATTTCCTCCACTGCCCAGGCCAaactctgcctgtctgtcctgCTACACAACAG GTGTCTCATCGAGGCGTGGTCTTTACTTCGGCAGCACTCTAGTCGTCTCAACATGGCCGAGCTGATGGGTTTCCTGTATGAGAGCTGCCAGGAGCTGGGCCTCATCAAGGAGCTGCTCAAACTGCCCCTGGGCCTCGCTGAGCAG gaATGTTTGGAGAAGTTTCTCCAGGGGACCGGAGGTCTCCAGAACCGAGAACTGCTGATGGTTCATTACCTCCAGCAGGCCAACTACATTCCTGCCCTCCAGCTCAACCACAGCCTCAAACTGAACCTTGTG AATGAGCGAGACCCAAAGCTTAAAGAACGAACAAACACCAGGAACTCGATACTGGATCAGTACGGCAAAGTTTTACCCAGAGTTCAGAGGAAACTGGCGATGGAGAGAGCCAAGCCCTACCAGCATTCCTACGCCATCCACAGAGAAG TCTCTCGGCCACAGCCACTATCAACCATCACCAAGCGCACCGCCAGTGAGAAGGTGATGTCGAGGGCCGGCTTCATCAACAATCTCCTGACAAAGATCGAGGAAGTGTGGTTAGGCAAAGGAGAAACACCGCAATCCTCACCAGCAAAGAG GGCTGCTGATGTTAAGAGCCCCAAGTCTTCTTCCTCGACTCTTCCTGACCCCTTCCTGGGGACTCCGATCACTATGACCTCCAAACGGAAGTCAAG GCTCATGGACTTGGTGGTTCACCCCTCCTGTCAGACCCCCCGCCCTCTGCTCAGCCCACCCAGACCTCCCAGCTCCTGGATCTCTCCAAAGAGCACCAACAAAGGGCCTGAGCTTAGTCTTCTGCAAACACCGCAGGTCGTCAAG CGAGCTCGCGCCTTGGCGGCCTCCGGTCCTGTGTTCTCAGCCTTCACTCCACAGTCCATCCTGCGCAGCAGCCTGAGGCCCACACCTGTTGCCACCCCCTCTGCTTCTCCAGGACGCTCCCTTACGCCTCCACCTCGCAGCAAAGAGAACCGGATCACCTTCATCGAAGAGGCTGAATCTCCTGAACCAGAGAAGGGCATTCGATGGACTAATGGG ATGGCAGCAGACAGCGAGATTAGCTTGTTGACCAGAGGCTCTTTGCTGTCCAAGTCCTCCCGTAAGATCTGGTCCGCACAGCCtgcggaggaggaagaggatggagacgaggaagaggaaCAACCTCATGTAAAGTTCTTGCCTCCAGAAGGGGGTATTCCCTCTCCAGAGCTGAGATGCTTCGAGATCGAGCCTTCCTCGCTCAGTGAAGTCGCTGCTGAAACCAAACCATTACACCTCAACCTGAGCTTCGACACCAGCCAGGCATCTCTCCGATCAACCGACACCACCCTGGAGTTCTTTGATGCTCCGCTCTCTGCGGtccaggaaggagaggagggacatGCTATTTCAGAGGAAGATGAAATGGTAGTGACGATGAACAGAAAAGGActgagggaagaggaagaagcacAGGAAATACCCTCGCCTATCACAGAGCAAACCCCTCCCCTGACCTCAGAAGATCACACTGAGGATGACGACATAGAGGACACTCCCCCAGTGACGGAAGAGGAAATAGTTGAGGAGGTGATGGAGATTGGTCTTGATCAAGAAGTTCAAAACGAAGAAGTTCTGTCtgaaaatgaagacaaacagcATGCCGAGTCAAACAGCGAACAAGAAGGTGCTGCACTTCTTGACCATGAGCAGTTGTCCAGTCTCAATCAAG TTTCTATCCAGGTAACTGAGAGTGAAGAGCCTGTCCCTGAAGTGGAATGTCAAGATCAGCTGCTAATTGCTACAGGGCAGGACGTCCAATCAGAGGCCACAGAACAAACAGAGATAATTGAGCAGGAAGCaccacctgcagcagctgaaccCTCATGTGAACCTGAAGAGGATCCAGAGCCATCGACAG CAGATCTGACAGAGTTCGTGCAGAGACATTTGTTTGACATTGATTCGACCTCACTGCTCGCCCGCTCAGGAATCCACGAAACATCACCGACCCTGACAACCTTCAACAA TGAGTCATTatgtgaggaggaagaggaggagccatCCACTGCTGAAGCTCCCCCGATATTAACCAGCCAGAAATCTACTACCTCTGTGACATCCTCTGAGCCTACAGGCACAGACTCCCACT CTGTTGTGAGTGTAAACGATAGTGAAGAGCTTTCCAGCCCTGtgtctgaggaagaagaagaagacgaggaggatgatgaagaggattCTGATCAatctgaggaagaggaggaagaggaggaggactctGGTAGTGAGGTGGAGATCATCGAGGAGGTCCAGGGTAACGGGAGGCTGCCCCCCCTACAACCCAGCACAGTCTTCGTacaacaggaacacacacactttctgtcaGATCTGTCGGAGCCGGAGGCTGCAGCGTTCTCTCTGATCACACCTGCTGCTGAGAtgaag ATGGTTGAGGAGGACTTGGAAGgggaggtggtgatggtgagACTCGGGGCGGATGATGGAGGCCTGCTGGCAGATGAGGAAGAGCAAGGGTCATCATACATGGAGCTCAAACCCTCCACCACTCTCCTGGTCCCCCTGGAGCTGATGGAGGGCCAGGACGGTCTCGTGGATGGTGCTCAGCTGGATCTTCCTGAGCTCCAGCAGACCGTGCAAGACGACCTGACGTGTGAAACACAAGGCGGTTTCTCTCTGATGCTGGACGTGGAAGAGGATGGGGACAAAGACGCAGACACCCTACCCATGGAGAACGATCTTCAATCCTCTGAGCCTCCTGCCCTGTCTTATGATGAACTTGTGGCCAAACCCGAGGTTATTCTTTTGGGCATTGATGATCAGGTCTCAGAAGAGGACCAGAGAACAGAGATGGACAGCTTGGGTGGAATTGAGGAAAAGGGACCGACAGAATCAGAGCTTGAAAAACTGTCTGATCAAGCTGAGCTACCAAGTGAATTAATCACAGTAAACCATGAGGCAGAAGATGTTGAAGAAGAGCTGCTAACATTGTCTgaaaaacaccaaccagaaGGTCTTTCAGAGTCTCTGTCACCTGCAGAGGAAGATCTCCAAGCTGTAATGGATGAAAACGACTCAGTTGCAGACAATGAATCTGTTGAGGACAAGATGAGTGAGGAGAAgcatgatgatgaggaggaggaggaggacaaactaTCACCTGCAGAGGAAGAACCCTCGGCTGTAATGGATCAAAGTGACTCCATTGCAGACAATGAATCTGTTGAGGACAAGATGAGTGAGGAGAAgcatgatgaggaggaggaggacaaactaTCACCTGCAGAGGAAGAACCCTCAGCTGTAATGGATCAAAGTGACTCCATTGCAGACAATGAATCTGTTGAGGACAAGATGAGTGAGGAGGAGAACAAACTATCACCTGCAGAGGAAGAACCCTCAGCTGTAATGGGTGAAAGTGACCCTATTGCAAAGAACGATTCAGCTGAACAGGAgatagaggaagaggatgataAACCAACAACTTCTGAGGAAGAACTCCCAGCTGTTATGGATGAAAACGACTCTGTTACAAAGAACGATTCAGCCGAAGAGGAGGATGAACCAACACCTGCTGAGGAAGAACTTCCAACTGTAATGGATGAAAATGAATCTATTACAAAGAACGCTTCGGCTgaagaggag GATAAACCAACACGTGCTGAGGAGCAGGTAGAGCCTCAAGAAAATGGCCCAGTTGTCATGGACATTGAGATCTCCCCCTGTGTGGAGACGACGACTGCTGTGGAGGAGATGCAGCAGGCTGACAAATTCTCTAAAGAGACAGAAGAGCAAATCATTGAGGTTTCTAAGACggagaaagaaacaacaacaagaaccaGGGGCAAACAGAGAAAACCAAAAGAAGCTGAGGCAGAAAAGCCAACGAAGATTGAAGCTTTGAGCTCTGAGAGTCAGCCAGAAGAGCCGTCTGTGCTGGAAACCTCTACTTCTCTGAGGAAAAAGAAAGCTCCTTCGACCCCAACAAGGAGAACCACAAGAGGCAGGACGGTCACGTTCATCTCCCCTCTcacagaggaagcagaggagcCACAGGAGGACGGGAGAGTGGAGGATGTAGAAATGAGCCAACCGGTACCTTCCTCACCCAGTCGTACACCGAGAAAAGGTAAACAGAGCAAAGACATCAACGGACAAGCTAGCACACCTCGAAGAAGTGCCCGCAAAGCTCAGCAGGGGCCTTCTAATGGTGAAGTGGAGGCCATAGTTTACACTGCTGCTGTGGCATCAACGTCTAAGACCTCGTCTCCAGGCAGACAGCGTGTTTCCCAGAGAGCCGCTTCAACAAGGAGCCAGAGTGGTAGTGACGAGGTGTCTGCAGCCCCAGGGCCTGAAATCAAAGACGAGGAGGAACAAGAGGATGACGTCCCAGATGCAAAGGTTTCTCGACGAGCAAGCTCCAAGACTCCCACACCTGCCAAACGAAGGCTCCCTGAGGCGAACACTCCGAGGAGATCCAGCAGGAGGATACTGAGCGGCAGTGAGGTCGTGCAAACACCTTTAGAGGCTTTgaaagaagaggagcaggacGAGGTCTTTGCGTCACCTGTTAAACGCAGCTCCAGGACTCGACAGTCAAACCAGACGTCTCTTAGTCTTCATCCACAA AGTGTAAGAAAGACGGGAAGAGAGACAGTCTCTGAAAACACTAAAGAAAGTGAAGTTCTACACGAGCCTGAGCTGAACAGCCGTGCTGCTCGCACCAACTCACATCGACCCACCAGAAGCCAACTCTGGGATCATCCTGAGGAAGACCTTCCCCTATTGGACTCCCCGCTTGAGGTGGACTCTGAAACCCCTGTCGCAGACGCCCTCATCAAGAGACttcaggatgaagaggagaaacaggaag GAGGAGTAGTCATCTCAAAGATGGTGAGAACCAGCAAGAGGAGCACCAAGTCGTCCGTGGAGCAGATTCAATCCGTTCCTCCTGAGAAAGACAGTCTGATCCCCGAACAAGAAGAAGCAGAGTCTTGTCCAGACGAGCATTCGTTCATCTATTCGCCCTCGCGTAGAAGAACAAGAG CCAGCAGAGCAGAGTCTCCGGGGCCAAGTGAAGAGTTGCCGGTACCGGTCACTCGCAGCAGGAGAAGAGTCGTCAAGGACGCTCCTCAT gacacagaagaaaatgtggAAGATGAAAAGGAAGCCCCTGCTAGCACGAGAAAAACAGCCAGACGAACAGCCAA ATCCAAAGCCGTTCCTGAGCCGCCTCCCATAGCACAGGTGGACCTGATCTCACCTCTGCCTAGCCCAGTTGATCCACCTCAGCGAGTACAGAGGAGGACAAAGGAGGCAGAGGCCCCCGCCTCCAACATGAACCTCCGACGCAAACGCATAATGGACACCGTTTTCACCAAACCCGTCACACGGAGGAAGAAACTCTGA